Proteins encoded together in one Candidatus Hydrogenedens sp. window:
- a CDS encoding ABC transporter permease, whose amino-acid sequence MKVLRRELHIIAHSPFYYLFTFILPIISFIILYAIFYQEIPRDLPIVVCNYQNSELARQIIRSADASASLKVALVTPNFQEGEQWLKEGRAYAMIYIPKNIEQKLMGNKEEAVVAFYNNQWMLTSSLISRALREVIGKISYQEEFYFRSQKGEPANYIPTFANPIALDSQPLYNPNLNYRFFLLPALLPSMIQAFIIMVMIRAFGSELKYGTVKELMDKAGGNYWIAIIGKSIPYTIAFSVLTLFMLTLLVYGANVPFEGDLSFVIVSSILFVLAYQSIGFAFVTLTSNLRMANSLGGFYAGPAFAFAGITYPVIGMPLPAKIWSYSLPITYYLKILLEQAIRGMPTWVSVTNMIILFLFFFIPLLILAPRWQRFATHPEYWGKI is encoded by the coding sequence ATGAAGGTCCTCCGACGGGAACTTCACATCATCGCTCATAGTCCGTTCTATTATTTATTCACTTTCATTTTACCTATTATTAGCTTCATTATCTTATATGCCATTTTTTATCAAGAGATTCCTCGTGATTTACCCATAGTTGTATGTAATTATCAAAATTCAGAATTAGCCCGACAGATTATCCGTTCTGCAGATGCTTCCGCTTCTCTTAAAGTGGCTCTGGTAACACCTAACTTTCAAGAAGGCGAACAATGGTTGAAGGAAGGTAGAGCCTACGCTATGATATACATCCCCAAAAACATTGAGCAGAAACTTATGGGTAATAAAGAAGAAGCAGTCGTTGCTTTTTATAATAATCAATGGATGTTAACCAGTAGCCTTATTAGCAGGGCTCTGCGTGAGGTTATCGGTAAAATATCATATCAGGAAGAATTTTATTTCCGTTCACAAAAAGGAGAACCTGCAAATTATATTCCTACCTTTGCAAACCCTATCGCCTTAGATAGTCAGCCCTTATATAATCCCAACTTGAATTATCGGTTCTTCCTATTACCTGCGTTGCTTCCAAGTATGATTCAGGCTTTCATCATCATGGTTATGATTCGTGCCTTCGGCTCCGAGTTGAAATATGGCACGGTCAAAGAATTGATGGATAAAGCTGGGGGAAATTATTGGATTGCCATTATAGGTAAATCCATTCCCTATACTATTGCTTTTAGCGTGTTAACACTTTTCATGCTTACCCTGTTGGTATACGGTGCTAACGTTCCTTTCGAAGGGGATCTATCTTTTGTGATTGTATCCAGTATTTTATTTGTCCTTGCATATCAAAGTATTGGCTTTGCCTTCGTTACACTAACTTCAAATTTAAGAATGGCAAATAGTTTGGGTGGCTTCTATGCGGGTCCTGCTTTCGCATTTGCAGGCATTACATATCCCGTTATTGGTATGCCACTACCTGCAAAAATATGGAGTTATTCCCTGCCAATCACCTATTACTTAAAAATACTCCTTGAACAAGCCATTCGTGGTATGCCAACTTGGGTCTCTGTGACGAATATGATAATTTTGTTTTTATTCTTCTTTATACCACTATTGATATTGGCTCCACGTTGGCAACGTTTTGCAACCCATCCAGAATACTGGGGAAAAATATGA
- the thiL gene encoding thiamine-phosphate kinase → MIKIQNIGELAFIKKLETLIPKTNEENVILSLGDDCAVVKSGSSLFLISSDMSIENIHFLSDNFPPSAIGWKAMASAWSDIAGMGGEPRWAVVSIALPKNISVQKVEAIYKGMLEATKFVNGTIIGGDTTMSPDDNIVIDITVVGEALRKKFIPRSGAKPGDVIAVTGSLGNSSAGLLALKQHLPVPDLWRSHWYPIPRMEEGKWLCTKGKATAMIDISDGLITDAEHIAEMSGVGINIQKDNIPISTELSDFCEIYHLDIDNFILAGGEEYQLLVSIPKEKWQNVYTQFNAHFPCSITAIGYVTNEWQGVRIDGTLPSLKGYEHFK, encoded by the coding sequence ATGATTAAGATTCAAAATATAGGCGAATTAGCATTTATAAAAAAACTTGAGACCCTTATCCCAAAAACGAACGAAGAAAATGTTATTCTATCGTTGGGAGATGATTGTGCGGTAGTTAAGTCTGGCTCCTCTCTATTCTTAATTTCATCAGATATGTCAATAGAGAATATCCATTTTTTATCAGATAATTTTCCGCCATCTGCAATAGGCTGGAAAGCAATGGCTTCTGCATGGAGTGATATTGCTGGGATGGGGGGAGAACCTCGTTGGGCAGTGGTTTCTATAGCTTTACCCAAAAATATTTCTGTACAAAAAGTAGAGGCTATATATAAAGGCATGTTAGAGGCAACTAAATTTGTAAACGGGACCATCATCGGTGGCGATACAACCATGTCCCCAGATGATAATATTGTTATTGATATAACTGTTGTAGGTGAAGCCTTACGAAAAAAGTTTATCCCCCGCTCTGGTGCAAAACCTGGCGATGTTATTGCAGTTACAGGCTCATTAGGAAATTCGTCCGCAGGTTTATTGGCATTGAAACAACATTTACCTGTCCCCGATTTATGGCGTTCGCATTGGTATCCCATACCACGGATGGAAGAAGGGAAATGGTTATGCACAAAAGGCAAAGCAACTGCTATGATTGACATCAGCGATGGGTTGATTACTGATGCGGAACATATCGCAGAAATGTCTGGTGTAGGTATTAATATCCAAAAAGATAATATCCCTATATCCACTGAGCTATCAGATTTTTGCGAAATATACCATCTCGATATTGATAATTTTATTCTGGCAGGTGGAGAAGAATATCAATTATTAGTGTCTATCCCAAAAGAGAAATGGCAGAACGTATATACCCAATTCAATGCCCATTTTCCCTGTTCCATAACTGCGATTGGCTATGTTACCAACGAATGGCAAGGTGTCCGCATCGATGGCACACTTCCCTCCCTCAAAGGCTACGAACATTTTAAATGA
- a CDS encoding ABC transporter permease, whose protein sequence is MIKYFWEILKEEYNAIFSDPGILMIVIAGLSVYTMVYPLPYSPEVLKELKVVAVDRDNTALSRKLLRWIDATEEVTIYCRVADFNEAKELITAGKAYGVIVIPDEFEKNVLTRKRSVVQLFADASYFLIYRQIFTGVYKATATLSAGVEIRRLTAEGMTEPYAQMKWNIVNTDVRALFNPVGGYATYVVPGVLMLILQQTLLIGIGILTGTRQEQYESLPLPEKGERPIFFCIILARGFAYFSMYIFFPFFYMLVIYRIYNLPQIGNLPEVMLFLIPYVSSIILLGFTLCTIFVSREISIPALIFTSIPTVLLVGFAWPLETLPQWLRWFSLLFPSTSGSAGFVRMNHMGASLYEVRWEWFTLWGLNFLYFTTAWLSFRLYHYRIQHKQLLFTEHPPLV, encoded by the coding sequence ATGATAAAGTATTTTTGGGAAATATTGAAAGAAGAATATAACGCTATTTTCAGTGACCCTGGAATACTCATGATTGTTATTGCTGGGTTAAGTGTTTATACAATGGTCTATCCACTACCTTATTCGCCAGAAGTTTTGAAAGAATTAAAAGTAGTTGCGGTAGATAGAGATAATACCGCATTAAGCAGAAAACTCCTCCGGTGGATTGATGCCACAGAAGAGGTAACTATTTATTGTCGTGTGGCTGATTTTAACGAAGCAAAAGAACTCATTACCGCAGGCAAAGCATATGGAGTTATTGTTATCCCTGATGAATTTGAGAAGAACGTGTTAACTCGAAAACGTAGCGTCGTTCAACTCTTCGCCGATGCCTCTTATTTCCTCATTTATCGCCAGATATTTACAGGCGTCTACAAAGCAACTGCGACATTATCCGCTGGCGTGGAAATTCGCAGACTAACAGCAGAAGGAATGACTGAGCCTTATGCTCAAATGAAATGGAATATTGTCAATACAGATGTTCGTGCATTATTTAATCCCGTTGGAGGCTATGCTACCTATGTTGTTCCAGGGGTGCTTATGCTAATTTTACAGCAAACATTACTTATCGGTATTGGTATACTTACTGGTACAAGGCAAGAACAATATGAAAGTTTGCCACTACCAGAAAAAGGGGAGAGACCTATCTTTTTCTGCATCATACTTGCCCGTGGGTTTGCCTATTTCAGTATGTACATCTTCTTCCCATTCTTTTATATGTTGGTTATATACCGTATCTACAACTTACCACAAATAGGCAATTTACCTGAAGTTATGCTTTTCCTAATTCCCTATGTAAGTTCTATTATCCTATTAGGATTTACCTTATGCACAATATTTGTCAGCAGGGAAATATCTATACCTGCCCTTATCTTCACTTCTATTCCCACCGTTTTATTAGTAGGTTTTGCATGGCCTCTCGAAACATTACCACAATGGTTACGTTGGTTTTCTTTACTCTTTCCGAGTACAAGCGGTTCCGCAGGTTTTGTGCGAATGAACCACATGGGTGCTTCCCTATACGAAGTGCGTTGGGAATGGTTTACACTCTGGGGTTTGAATTTCCTCTACTTTACAACTGCTTGGCTCTCCTTTCGCCTCTATCACTATCGCATCCAGCACAAACAATTACTCTTCACAGAACACCCACCTTTAGTGTAA
- a CDS encoding Stp1/IreP family PP2C-type Ser/Thr phosphatase, with protein MKLDIAGVSDKGRKKDKNEDFFGIFRSESTDIKLFEDGALLIVADGLGGHIAGDVASKLAVSLIKDILKEEPWQENTEEEVRDLRDEGPLPLLREAFQKANESIYKTNKDLVKGSRPMGTTAIAAIVIPGKIYIANVGDSRAYHIRNGEILEFTEDHSWVDEQIKQGLMSRSEAEKDTRKHIVTRCIGTHPDIEVDVYRWHPVSGDILLLCTDGLINMVPDNKICEEIRKGGTAGEIAQRLVNLANENGGKDNITVIVTIIEPKPFQQFFFKVRLFWRKHGSKILKTLFLIAYGAISAIVGYYLHDVIH; from the coding sequence ATGAAGTTAGATATTGCGGGAGTATCCGATAAAGGCAGAAAAAAAGACAAAAATGAAGATTTCTTTGGAATATTCCGAAGCGAGTCAACGGATATTAAATTATTTGAAGATGGTGCATTGCTCATTGTAGCAGATGGGTTAGGGGGGCATATTGCAGGTGACGTAGCAAGCAAATTAGCAGTGTCACTAATTAAAGATATCTTAAAAGAAGAACCTTGGCAAGAAAATACCGAGGAAGAGGTGAGAGACTTACGAGATGAAGGACCTTTACCTTTACTTCGTGAGGCATTCCAAAAAGCCAATGAAAGTATCTACAAGACAAACAAAGACTTAGTCAAGGGTAGTAGACCTATGGGGACAACAGCAATTGCAGCTATTGTTATCCCTGGAAAAATTTATATTGCGAATGTAGGTGATTCCAGAGCTTACCACATACGGAACGGCGAAATTTTAGAATTTACCGAAGACCATTCATGGGTCGATGAACAAATAAAACAAGGACTTATGTCCCGTTCGGAAGCAGAAAAGGATACACGAAAACATATTGTAACACGGTGCATAGGAACTCATCCCGATATTGAAGTAGATGTCTATCGTTGGCATCCTGTGTCTGGGGATATTTTACTCCTCTGCACAGATGGCCTTATTAATATGGTTCCCGATAACAAAATCTGCGAGGAAATTCGCAAAGGTGGTACCGCCGGTGAAATAGCACAACGACTTGTAAACCTTGCAAACGAAAACGGTGGTAAAGATAATATTACAGTTATTGTTACTATTATCGAGCCAAAACCATTCCAACAGTTTTTTTTCAAAGTTCGTTTATTCTGGCGGAAACATGGTAGCAAAATACTCAAAACCTTATTCCTCATCGCTTATGGGGCTATTTCCGCTATTGTTGGTTATTATCTCCACGATGTCATTCATTGA
- a CDS encoding NAD(P)H-hydrate dehydratase — MDKFINVNELRKILPTRSSHDHKGRFGHLLIVAGSRYYTGAAKLSACAGMRSGTGLVTLAVPSVVADVIASNLMEIIFYPLPSTKEGTFSEEGAEKVIEFSKDKNAVLIGPGLTQHPSTVNFVKKVVPNIDVPLILDADGLNAISDTPGILKMCKGIPILTPHPGEMSRLIKKSTGDIQREREQCALEFAKQMGVVVVLKGHHTVIASPDGEYAINTTGGHGLSKGGTGDVLAGIIAGLVAQGVSPYPACQIGVWLHGRTGDLAERALHPRSMTAGDLLDFLHQAWRELDPQPYD, encoded by the coding sequence ATGGATAAATTCATAAATGTTAATGAATTGAGAAAGATTTTGCCCACAAGGTCATCCCATGACCATAAAGGCAGATTCGGTCATCTTCTTATCGTTGCGGGTTCGCGATATTATACAGGTGCGGCGAAATTATCCGCATGTGCAGGGATGCGTTCTGGTACAGGATTGGTGACATTGGCGGTTCCATCTGTTGTGGCAGATGTGATTGCAAGTAATCTAATGGAAATCATTTTTTATCCATTACCTTCAACGAAAGAGGGGACATTTTCGGAGGAAGGTGCTGAAAAAGTCATTGAATTCTCGAAAGATAAAAATGCAGTTCTTATTGGACCTGGATTAACTCAACATCCATCTACTGTAAACTTTGTTAAAAAGGTAGTCCCTAATATCGATGTGCCTCTTATCCTTGATGCAGATGGTCTGAATGCTATCAGTGACACTCCAGGTATTCTGAAAATGTGTAAAGGAATACCTATTCTTACACCTCATCCAGGTGAGATGTCCCGCTTAATTAAAAAATCTACGGGGGACATACAACGAGAAAGGGAACAATGTGCCCTCGAGTTTGCAAAACAGATGGGTGTAGTGGTTGTTCTAAAAGGACATCACACAGTAATTGCAAGCCCTGACGGTGAATACGCAATAAATACCACAGGTGGACATGGCTTGTCTAAAGGTGGCACAGGAGATGTTCTTGCAGGTATTATCGCAGGTCTCGTAGCACAAGGAGTTTCTCCTTACCCAGCGTGTCAAATAGGTGTGTGGCTCCATGGTAGAACTGGAGACCTTGCGGAACGAGCCTTACACCCCCGAAGTATGACCGCAGGGGATTTACTTGACTTTTTACATCAAGCGTGGAGGGAGTTAGACCCACAACCGTATGATTAA
- a CDS encoding efflux RND transporter periplasmic adaptor subunit, protein MRHPRLVAFFMFMIGLFVVSFLSYIFIQPQPFYLQGEVETDKINVSAKVPGRLLEIIAEEGQNVKKGEIIAILDRPQLEAKRKQAESAQKAAQAQFEKAEKGAREEQIRMAQNQWLQAQAGRELAEKSFQRIQKLFEEGVVPAQKRDEVEAQYKMACRLEATARAQYDMALNGTREEDKKAAEALVQQASGAVQEVDSLIEEVTVTAPVDGEILEHIVYPGEIASAGMPILTMINPDKIWVTFNIREDQLKGLKKGQVIAGMIPALNRRILEMEVYYISPLGEFATWRATSASGGFDLRTFEVRAKPLQKLEGLRPGMSVVVPWERPDKEADWVIKIRKGVDNLLNKYIFHRG, encoded by the coding sequence ATGCGGCATCCGCGGTTAGTAGCGTTTTTCATGTTTATGATAGGCTTGTTTGTCGTTTCATTTCTCTCTTATATATTTATCCAGCCTCAACCATTTTATCTGCAAGGAGAAGTTGAGACAGATAAAATTAATGTCTCCGCTAAAGTTCCAGGTCGTTTGCTCGAAATTATTGCTGAAGAAGGGCAAAATGTTAAAAAAGGTGAGATTATTGCAATATTAGACCGTCCTCAGTTAGAAGCAAAAAGAAAGCAAGCGGAAAGTGCTCAAAAGGCAGCTCAAGCTCAGTTTGAGAAGGCGGAGAAAGGAGCCCGTGAAGAGCAAATACGTATGGCTCAAAACCAATGGCTACAGGCACAAGCAGGCAGAGAATTGGCAGAGAAAAGTTTTCAGCGAATACAAAAATTATTTGAGGAAGGGGTTGTGCCTGCTCAAAAACGTGATGAAGTAGAAGCACAATATAAAATGGCATGTCGTTTAGAAGCCACCGCAAGAGCCCAATACGATATGGCACTCAATGGGACACGTGAAGAGGATAAAAAAGCAGCAGAAGCATTAGTTCAACAAGCGTCTGGAGCGGTTCAAGAAGTTGATTCCTTAATTGAAGAAGTTACCGTAACAGCACCTGTGGACGGGGAAATCCTTGAACATATTGTATATCCTGGTGAAATTGCCTCCGCAGGTATGCCAATATTGACTATGATTAACCCTGACAAGATATGGGTCACATTTAATATTCGTGAAGATCAACTCAAAGGCTTGAAAAAAGGGCAGGTGATTGCAGGAATGATTCCTGCATTAAACCGACGCATCCTCGAGATGGAGGTTTACTATATCTCTCCTTTAGGAGAATTTGCGACGTGGCGAGCAACCAGTGCTTCTGGCGGTTTTGATTTGCGCACATTTGAGGTTCGGGCAAAACCATTGCAAAAACTGGAAGGTTTACGCCCTGGTATGAGTGTGGTAGTCCCCTGGGAACGTCCAGATAAAGAAGCAGATTGGGTCATCAAGATACGCAAAGGAGTTGATAATCTTTTAAACAAATACATATTTCACAGAGGGTAA
- a CDS encoding glycosyltransferase family 9 protein, which yields MNTMLIPKQHISKILIIRLSAIGDVIRVIPAMEAIRIAYPDAQIDWVVENKACDVINEHPALNNCIIFDRTNELMTSLNKFLTLCRHIRQNRYDLVLDFHGILKSGLISFFSKAPYRISFAPPRAQELSYIFATHRVSLPKDRILTRVEENFFLAEAIGAEKIDDWLGMLLPAEIEEEIQELLQTLCQTNRKLIIIHPPVERPEKQWQFEHFAKLADLLIADGRFEVLFTWGPGQLDVIKQITKRMQYPVLVSPQLPTLKHLACLISHSSVFISGDTGPMHLAWLLHQPAICIFGGTNPQQHAPHGTYFKVLYKGPIPFPKKMTLHQAQEALKQITPDEVFKTVLELTQQINSS from the coding sequence ATGAATACCATGTTAATACCTAAACAACATATTTCAAAAATTTTAATTATCCGTTTGAGTGCTATTGGTGATGTTATTCGTGTTATTCCTGCAATGGAGGCTATCCGAATAGCCTACCCAGATGCTCAAATTGATTGGGTTGTGGAAAATAAAGCCTGTGATGTCATTAACGAGCATCCCGCATTAAACAATTGCATTATATTTGACCGAACTAACGAGCTCATGACATCTTTGAATAAGTTTTTAACTTTGTGTAGGCACATAAGACAAAATCGATATGACCTTGTTCTTGATTTTCATGGTATCCTAAAAAGTGGTCTTATATCTTTTTTTTCTAAGGCACCGTACCGCATCTCATTCGCACCTCCACGAGCCCAAGAACTGAGTTATATTTTTGCAACTCATCGTGTTTCATTGCCGAAGGATAGGATACTTACCCGCGTAGAAGAAAACTTTTTCCTCGCTGAGGCTATAGGAGCAGAAAAGATAGATGACTGGTTAGGCATGCTACTTCCTGCGGAAATTGAGGAAGAAATACAGGAACTCCTACAAACACTCTGTCAAACAAATAGAAAATTAATTATAATACATCCCCCAGTAGAACGTCCCGAGAAACAGTGGCAATTTGAACACTTTGCAAAACTTGCAGACCTTCTAATCGCAGATGGAAGATTTGAGGTATTATTTACATGGGGTCCAGGACAACTTGATGTCATAAAACAAATAACCAAACGCATGCAATACCCTGTTCTTGTATCTCCTCAATTACCCACATTAAAACATTTAGCCTGCTTGATTTCTCATTCCTCCGTTTTTATTTCAGGTGATACTGGTCCCATGCACTTAGCATGGCTGTTACATCAACCTGCTATTTGCATCTTTGGTGGAACAAACCCACAACAACATGCTCCACATGGCACTTATTTCAAAGTACTTTACAAAGGACCCATTCCTTTCCCAAAGAAAATGACACTTCATCAAGCCCAAGAAGCATTAAAGCAAATTACTCCCGACGAAGTTTTCAAAACCGTCCTCGAACTAACACAACAAATCAATTCGTCATAA
- a CDS encoding glutamate synthase subunit beta — translation MLPPKSKGFMVFQRELGSEEPIQQRIKHFREFHHSLPEEKIRQQAYRCMNCGVPFCHHGCPLGNQIPDFNDCVKDGDWKRALEILHSTNNFPEFTGRVCPAPCESSCVLGINEPPVTIEQIEYEIAERGWREGWIKPEPPEFRTGKRVAIIGSGPSGLSAGQQLNRAGHTVHIFERADEPGGLLMYGIPGFKLDKSIVWRRLNQLIDEGVVFKCSSEVGQNIPVEQILEYDAVLFTIGSTVARTFASMNIPGSSLSGIHTAMDFLTQSTRRLLGKKIEGKEIVATNKNVIVIGGGDTGSDCIGTSIRQGCKSVVNLEVLPRPPLERTGDNLWPQWPMILRTSSSHEEGGERLFSVMTKSFEGDAHGHVKAINLIRLEWYTDENGQKRMREIPGTEMKLPCELVILAMGFVAPETDAFLEALGLELTTTRFGKAIKTNSKYMTTHPGIFSAGDARRGQSLVVWAISEGRESARYIDEWLMGKVSYLHAKDSWGYSCERK, via the coding sequence ATGTTGCCACCAAAGTCGAAAGGATTTATGGTTTTCCAACGGGAATTAGGTTCAGAAGAGCCTATACAACAACGGATAAAACACTTCCGTGAATTTCATCATTCTTTACCAGAAGAGAAAATAAGACAGCAGGCATATCGTTGTATGAACTGCGGTGTCCCTTTTTGTCATCATGGTTGTCCATTAGGCAATCAGATTCCAGACTTCAATGATTGTGTTAAGGATGGTGATTGGAAACGTGCTTTAGAAATACTTCATTCGACGAATAATTTCCCAGAGTTTACAGGTCGTGTTTGCCCAGCACCTTGTGAATCTTCATGTGTGTTGGGAATTAATGAACCACCCGTGACAATAGAACAAATCGAATATGAAATTGCTGAGCGAGGTTGGCGTGAAGGTTGGATAAAACCAGAACCACCTGAATTTCGAACTGGCAAACGTGTTGCCATAATCGGTTCTGGACCCAGCGGACTTTCAGCAGGACAGCAGTTAAATAGAGCAGGACATACTGTACACATATTTGAACGTGCAGATGAACCTGGTGGCTTGCTTATGTATGGCATACCAGGCTTTAAATTGGACAAATCTATTGTTTGGCGAAGATTAAATCAACTTATTGATGAAGGTGTTGTTTTCAAATGTTCTTCTGAGGTGGGTCAAAATATACCTGTAGAACAAATATTGGAGTATGATGCTGTCCTTTTCACAATAGGTTCTACTGTTGCCCGAACTTTTGCCAGTATGAACATCCCAGGCTCTTCTCTCTCTGGAATTCATACAGCAATGGACTTCTTAACTCAAAGTACTCGGAGGTTGTTAGGTAAAAAAATTGAAGGTAAAGAAATTGTGGCTACCAATAAAAATGTTATCGTTATTGGTGGAGGTGATACGGGTTCAGATTGTATTGGGACAAGTATTCGACAGGGTTGTAAATCTGTTGTTAATCTTGAAGTGCTTCCGCGTCCTCCTCTGGAAAGAACAGGCGATAATCTTTGGCCACAATGGCCTATGATTTTACGCACTTCATCCAGTCATGAGGAGGGAGGAGAACGATTATTTAGCGTTATGACAAAATCATTCGAAGGTGATGCACATGGGCACGTAAAAGCGATTAACCTTATCCGTTTAGAATGGTATACAGATGAAAATGGACAGAAGCGAATGCGTGAAATACCAGGCACAGAGATGAAACTACCTTGTGAGCTTGTCATCCTTGCTATGGGATTTGTTGCCCCAGAGACGGATGCTTTCTTAGAGGCTTTAGGTCTGGAACTTACTACAACACGTTTCGGGAAAGCGATAAAAACGAACTCAAAATATATGACAACACATCCTGGTATTTTTTCTGCAGGTGATGCACGTAGAGGACAGTCACTTGTTGTTTGGGCTATCTCTGAAGGCAGAGAGTCGGCTCGATATATTGATGAATGGCTTATGGGGAAGGTCAGTTACCTTCATGCCAAAGACTCCTGGGGCTATTCATGTGAAAGAAAATAA
- the amrB gene encoding AmmeMemoRadiSam system protein B has protein sequence METNSNQPYPPLRNIEAFPVHHQGQTLICLHDPLGYVNTEITLSPAAFFIAVCLDGNHTLRDIQLEFAREFQGALIPSEQIEKIVEFLDEHGFLLNERFEEIKNRIESEFLQQTVRLPYHAGQSYSSAKHELGAFLGSLFTKPGGPGPLPDKQTPTGERMVGLVVPHIDFQRGGVGYAHAYYRLYQCEKPDTVFIFGVSHQGGSTPFILTRKHYSTPLGTIKTNQECVDYLSKNMGIDLFESEIMHRMEHSIEFQVLMLNYLFGTDIQIVPILCGPFADNEYETPPDSVPDVEKFLRLCIDYIEGSKEQILILSASDLAHVGQRFGDPIQIDDTIRQQIRNRDDEDLQQALNMDAGCFYKSVMKDKNQRRVCGLFSIYSTLRLIQHKAERSEFLYYGQAPDPIGGIVSFASIAYFG, from the coding sequence ATGGAAACGAATTCGAATCAGCCATATCCGCCATTGCGTAACATAGAGGCTTTCCCTGTTCATCATCAGGGACAGACTTTAATCTGTCTTCATGACCCACTGGGGTATGTAAATACAGAGATAACCCTTTCGCCAGCGGCGTTTTTTATTGCTGTTTGTTTAGATGGGAATCATACATTACGGGATATACAGTTAGAGTTTGCTCGTGAGTTTCAAGGTGCCCTTATTCCGAGTGAGCAGATAGAGAAGATAGTAGAATTTCTTGATGAACATGGGTTTCTGTTAAATGAGCGTTTCGAGGAGATTAAAAATCGTATAGAGAGCGAATTCCTTCAGCAAACGGTTCGTCTCCCATATCATGCGGGTCAATCTTATTCTTCAGCGAAACATGAATTGGGGGCTTTTCTTGGTTCACTTTTTACGAAGCCTGGAGGACCTGGACCGTTGCCTGACAAGCAGACGCCGACGGGTGAGAGGATGGTCGGTTTGGTGGTTCCTCATATTGATTTTCAACGTGGTGGAGTTGGTTATGCCCATGCGTATTATCGGCTTTATCAGTGCGAAAAACCAGATACGGTGTTCATTTTTGGGGTTAGTCATCAAGGGGGAAGTACGCCTTTCATCTTGACACGGAAGCATTACAGCACCCCATTAGGCACGATAAAAACAAATCAGGAATGTGTGGATTATCTATCCAAGAATATGGGGATAGACCTATTTGAGTCTGAGATTATGCATCGAATGGAACATTCGATAGAGTTTCAGGTTTTAATGCTAAATTATCTTTTTGGGACAGATATTCAGATTGTACCGATATTATGCGGACCTTTTGCTGATAATGAGTATGAGACACCTCCGGATTCGGTTCCGGATGTAGAGAAATTTCTGCGATTATGTATTGATTATATCGAAGGGAGTAAGGAGCAGATATTGATTCTTTCGGCTTCGGATTTGGCTCATGTAGGTCAACGTTTTGGAGACCCAATTCAGATTGATGATACCATACGGCAACAAATTCGGAATCGGGATGATGAGGACCTTCAGCAAGCACTTAACATGGATGCGGGATGTTTTTATAAGTCAGTTATGAAGGATAAGAATCAACGTCGTGTATGTGGGTTGTTCTCTATTTATTCGACGTTAAGACTAATCCAACATAAAGCAGAACGTTCTGAATTTCTTTATTATGGTCAAGCACCTGACCCTATTGGTGGTATTGTTTCCTTTGCCAGCATTGCTTACTTTGGATAA